Proteins from one Streptosporangium becharense genomic window:
- a CDS encoding DUF4352 domain-containing protein codes for MYENQPPQPGQPHPDPSQPGYQQSGQPQPGHPQAAPVQKKRGGCLRMFLAGTAALVALVVIAVILSGGDETSGTPDGTTAPGTSAPSSGRDDQSERKPPGIGDVVKDGKFSFEITKIEKGLAQVGQGFAASKAQGQYVLVHVTVRNIGDEAQLFDGSAQKLIDSEGRQYDTDSGAALGLEGSNAFLNNINPGNSVSGILLFDVPKDFKPKAIQLHDSMFSGGVEVRLR; via the coding sequence GTGTACGAAAACCAGCCACCACAGCCCGGCCAGCCCCATCCCGACCCCTCCCAGCCCGGCTACCAGCAGTCCGGCCAACCTCAGCCCGGTCACCCGCAGGCGGCGCCGGTGCAGAAGAAGCGTGGTGGCTGCCTGCGCATGTTCCTCGCGGGCACGGCCGCACTGGTGGCCCTGGTGGTCATCGCCGTCATCCTCAGCGGAGGAGATGAAACCTCCGGCACCCCGGACGGCACGACCGCACCCGGCACCTCGGCCCCGTCCAGCGGGCGGGACGATCAGAGCGAGCGGAAGCCGCCAGGGATCGGCGACGTGGTCAAGGACGGCAAGTTCTCCTTCGAGATCACCAAGATCGAGAAGGGCCTCGCCCAGGTAGGCCAGGGCTTCGCCGCCTCCAAGGCCCAAGGCCAGTACGTCCTCGTACACGTCACCGTGCGAAACATCGGCGACGAGGCTCAGCTGTTCGACGGATCGGCACAGAAGCTCATCGACAGCGAGGGCAGGCAGTACGACACCGACTCGGGCGCCGCCCTCGGCCTGGAGGGCTCCAACGCTTTCCTCAACAACATCAACCCCGGCAATTCGGTGAGCGGGATCCTCCTGTTCGACGTCCCCAAGGACTTCAAGCCCAAGGCGATCCAGCTCCACGACTCCATGTTCTCCGGCGGGGTGGAGGTCAGACTGCGGTGA
- a CDS encoding LLM class F420-dependent oxidoreductase, which produces MRVGLLLDAPNRTNALDELHAKVDRAAEDGFASVWMPHILALDALTALTVVGSRVPGIELGTAVVPTYPRHPAALAQQALTVNAALGGRLTLGIGLSHRVIIEDKFGYSYDRPARHMREFLSVLMPLARGEKADFDGETIRAHLNLTTPRVDDLPVLVAALAPRMLRLAGEMADGTVLWMTGPRTVADYAVPTITAAAQGRPRPRVVCALPVCVTDDVAAGRARAAKVYEVYGRMPSYRAMLDREQAGGPADVALVGDEKEVAAQIRLLADAGVTDFVASEYATGDDAVRTREFLKTLL; this is translated from the coding sequence ATGAGAGTGGGCCTGCTGCTTGACGCGCCGAACAGGACGAACGCGCTCGACGAGCTGCACGCGAAGGTGGACCGCGCCGCCGAGGACGGCTTCGCGTCCGTGTGGATGCCGCACATCCTCGCGCTGGACGCGCTGACCGCGCTGACCGTCGTGGGGAGCCGGGTGCCCGGGATCGAACTGGGCACCGCCGTGGTCCCGACCTACCCCCGGCACCCGGCGGCACTGGCACAGCAGGCGCTGACAGTGAACGCCGCACTCGGCGGGCGGCTGACCCTGGGCATCGGCCTGTCCCATCGAGTGATCATCGAGGACAAGTTCGGTTACAGCTACGACCGGCCGGCCCGGCACATGCGGGAGTTCCTGTCCGTGCTGATGCCGCTGGCGAGGGGCGAGAAGGCCGACTTCGACGGGGAGACCATCAGGGCCCACCTGAACCTCACGACACCCCGCGTGGACGACCTGCCCGTGCTCGTCGCCGCGCTGGCCCCGCGGATGCTCCGGTTGGCCGGCGAGATGGCGGACGGCACCGTGCTCTGGATGACCGGCCCCAGGACCGTCGCCGACTACGCGGTCCCCACGATCACCGCGGCCGCGCAGGGACGCCCGCGACCACGGGTGGTGTGCGCTCTCCCGGTGTGCGTCACCGACGACGTCGCAGCCGGCCGTGCCCGCGCCGCCAAGGTGTACGAGGTGTACGGCAGGATGCCGTCCTACCGGGCGATGCTCGACCGCGAGCAGGCCGGCGGACCCGCCGACGTCGCCCTGGTGGGCGACGAGAAGGAGGTGGCCGCGCAGATCCGGCTCCTGGCCGACGCGGGCGTGACGGACTTCGTCGCCTCCGAGTACGCCACCGGCGACGACGCCGTACGCACCAGGGAGTTCCTCAAGACCCTGCTGTGA
- a CDS encoding lipid-transfer protein, giving the protein MERRVRVAGVGMIPFTKPSAGDTYDSMGERAVRAALEDAGIGYELVRQAYVGYVYGDSTSGQKALYGVGLSGIPVVNVNNNCSTGSSALWLARQAVEHGAAECVLVVGFEQMKPGALQNVWNDRPLVFDRFTEAMAGAQEPADAPLAAQLFGGAGAAYMARYGTAKETFAKISVKARRHAAHNPYAVFRDPVTEEEVLASPHVYGPLTRLQCCPPTCGAAAAVLCSEEFARRHGLSADVAIRAQALTTDTPSTFASGDMTRVVGYDMTREAARQVYEASGIGPGDIPVVELHDCFTANELITYEALGLTPEGTAEKFVLDGDNTYGGRVVTNPSGGLLSKGHPLGATGLAQCAELVWQLRGRAEARQVEGARLALQHNLGLGGACVVTLYEKVS; this is encoded by the coding sequence GTGGAACGCCGGGTACGCGTCGCAGGGGTCGGGATGATTCCGTTCACGAAACCCAGTGCGGGTGACACCTATGACTCCATGGGAGAGCGGGCCGTACGGGCCGCGCTGGAGGACGCCGGCATCGGGTACGAGCTGGTCCGGCAGGCCTACGTGGGCTACGTCTACGGGGACTCGACCAGCGGCCAGAAGGCCCTGTACGGGGTGGGTCTGTCCGGGATTCCCGTCGTCAATGTCAACAACAACTGTTCCACCGGGTCCTCCGCGCTCTGGCTGGCCCGCCAGGCCGTCGAGCACGGGGCCGCCGAGTGCGTGCTCGTGGTGGGCTTCGAGCAGATGAAGCCCGGCGCGTTGCAGAACGTGTGGAACGACAGGCCCCTGGTGTTCGACCGCTTCACCGAGGCGATGGCCGGTGCGCAGGAGCCCGCCGACGCCCCGCTCGCCGCGCAGCTCTTCGGCGGAGCCGGCGCCGCGTACATGGCGAGGTACGGCACGGCGAAGGAGACGTTCGCCAAGATCTCCGTCAAGGCGCGCAGGCACGCGGCGCACAACCCGTACGCGGTGTTCCGCGATCCGGTGACGGAGGAGGAGGTGCTGGCCTCACCGCACGTCTACGGGCCGCTGACCAGGCTCCAGTGCTGCCCCCCGACCTGCGGGGCGGCGGCGGCCGTACTGTGCAGCGAGGAGTTCGCCCGGCGGCACGGCCTCAGCGCGGACGTGGCGATCCGGGCCCAGGCGCTGACCACCGACACCCCGAGCACGTTCGCGTCGGGCGACATGACGCGTGTCGTCGGCTACGACATGACGCGCGAGGCCGCCCGGCAGGTGTACGAGGCGTCGGGGATCGGCCCCGGGGACATCCCCGTGGTGGAACTGCACGACTGTTTCACCGCCAACGAGCTGATCACCTATGAGGCGCTGGGACTGACCCCCGAGGGCACGGCGGAGAAGTTCGTGCTCGACGGTGACAACACCTACGGAGGCCGGGTGGTCACCAACCCGTCGGGCGGCCTGCTGTCCAAGGGCCACCCGCTGGGGGCCACCGGGCTGGCGCAGTGCGCCGAGCTGGTCTGGCAGCTGCGCGGGCGGGCCGAGGCCCGCCAGGTGGAGGGTGCGCGGCTCGCGCTCCAGCACAACCTGGGGCTCGGCGGTGCCTGCGTCGTCACGCTCTACGAGAAGGTGTCATGA
- a CDS encoding MaoC family dehydratase N-terminal domain-containing protein, whose protein sequence is MRLQDALGVVFPPHDVVVERGRLRLFAKVTGQEDPVYVDVDAAARAGHRDLPVPPTFLFCLEMEQPGDPLAYIRDLGVDLRKVLHGEQRFDYRGMAYAGDTLTFASRITDAYRKKGGKLTFLIRTTRVTRAGTPVADLSSTIVVTS, encoded by the coding sequence ATGAGACTCCAGGACGCGCTGGGCGTCGTTTTCCCCCCGCACGACGTGGTGGTGGAGCGCGGCAGGCTGCGGCTCTTCGCGAAGGTGACCGGCCAGGAGGACCCCGTCTACGTCGACGTCGACGCCGCCGCCCGGGCGGGCCACCGCGACCTGCCGGTACCGCCGACGTTCCTGTTCTGCCTGGAGATGGAACAGCCGGGCGACCCGCTGGCCTACATCCGCGACCTCGGCGTCGACCTGCGCAAGGTGCTCCACGGGGAGCAGCGGTTCGACTACCGCGGCATGGCGTACGCGGGTGACACGCTGACCTTCGCCTCCCGGATCACCGACGCGTACCGGAAGAAGGGCGGAAAGCTCACCTTCCTCATCCGCACGACGCGGGTGACCCGCGCCGGCACGCCCGTCGCCGACCTCAGCAGCACGATCGTGGTGACCTCATGA
- a CDS encoding MaoC/PaaZ C-terminal domain-containing protein encodes MKQHDRDDLMKLEIPPISRTTLALYAGASGDHNPIHIDLDVARSAGLEDVFAHGMLSMGYLARLLTDLVPQERIRSYGVRFTAVTPVHARPTCTAVRGRVEDGLTHLDLTMTLDDGTVTLQGQAIIEGEL; translated from the coding sequence ATGAAACAGCACGATCGTGATGACCTCATGAAGCTGGAGATCCCGCCGATCAGCCGGACCACGCTGGCGCTCTACGCGGGCGCCTCCGGCGATCACAACCCGATCCACATCGACCTGGACGTCGCCCGCTCGGCCGGACTGGAGGACGTGTTCGCCCACGGCATGCTCTCCATGGGGTACCTGGCCAGGCTGCTGACCGACCTGGTCCCGCAGGAGCGCATCCGCTCCTACGGCGTGCGGTTCACCGCCGTCACCCCCGTGCACGCCCGGCCGACCTGCACGGCGGTCAGGGGCAGGGTGGAGGACGGCCTCACCCATCTCGACCTGACCATGACCCTGGACGACGGCACGGTCACCCTCCAGGGGCAAGCGATCATCGAAGGAGAGCTGTGA
- a CDS encoding SDR family NAD(P)-dependent oxidoreductase: MKLEGKVAIVSGSGRGIGREIAVKLAAEGARVVVNDLDREPAAETVAAIEAAGGEALACVGSVTDDGFAERFVAEAVDGFGGLDIIVNNAGYTWDNVIQKMADEQWDAMHDVHVKAPFRVLRAAQPYIRANPVDHHRKVVNISSVSGIGGHPGQANYSSAKAAVIGLTKALSKEWGRLKVNVNAVAFGLIETRLTVAVSGAETIEVEGRQIKVGISTDFLAASTAMIPLGRAGSPAEAAGAVYLLCLPESDYISGQVVVCGGGLSV; this comes from the coding sequence GTGAAACTCGAAGGCAAGGTCGCGATCGTCTCCGGCTCCGGACGCGGCATCGGACGGGAGATCGCCGTCAAGCTCGCCGCCGAGGGCGCCCGGGTCGTGGTCAACGACCTCGACAGGGAGCCCGCGGCGGAGACGGTGGCCGCCATCGAGGCGGCGGGGGGCGAGGCACTGGCCTGCGTGGGCAGCGTCACCGACGACGGCTTCGCCGAACGCTTCGTCGCCGAGGCGGTCGACGGCTTCGGCGGGCTGGACATCATCGTCAACAACGCCGGATACACCTGGGACAACGTCATCCAGAAGATGGCCGACGAACAGTGGGACGCGATGCACGACGTCCACGTCAAGGCGCCGTTCCGCGTCCTCCGCGCGGCGCAGCCGTACATCAGGGCCAATCCCGTCGACCACCACCGCAAGGTGGTGAACATCTCCTCGGTGTCCGGCATCGGCGGCCATCCCGGCCAGGCCAACTACTCCAGCGCCAAGGCCGCCGTCATCGGGCTGACCAAGGCGCTGAGCAAGGAATGGGGCCGGCTGAAGGTCAACGTCAACGCGGTCGCGTTCGGGCTCATCGAGACCCGGCTCACCGTGGCCGTGTCGGGTGCGGAGACCATCGAGGTCGAGGGCCGGCAGATCAAGGTCGGCATCAGCACCGACTTCCTCGCCGCCTCCACGGCGATGATCCCGCTGGGCCGGGCCGGCAGCCCGGCGGAGGCGGCGGGTGCGGTGTACCTGCTCTGCCTGCCGGAGTCCGACTACATCAGCGGCCAGGTGGTCGTCTGCGGCGGCGGCCTGTCGGTGTAG
- a CDS encoding acyl-CoA dehydrogenase family protein, translating into MSYASPWIIGDVALLGETARRFLAAEAVPRQPEWEARRCVDRGFWREAGEIGLLCAGVPETYGGGGGTFAHDLVILQEQARALEHGFGNPVHSGIVAHYLASFGTEEQKLRWLPGMASGEVVAAIAMSEPGAGSDLQSITTRAVRDGDEYVIDGAKTFITNGGSCDLVVVVASTDPPRRARGISLFLVDADTPGFRRGRVLDKIGQHGADTAELFFDEVRVPVGALLGGVEGQGFVQLMRQLPQERLIIAVMAVTAAEQALEQTVRYVKERHVFGEPLFNKQNTRFELAECATLTHAGRVFADSCVERHLRGELDSATASMAKWWLSEVQCQVVDRCLQLFGGYGYMREFPIARMYADARAQKIYGGANEVMKELIARSL; encoded by the coding sequence ATGAGCTACGCGTCCCCCTGGATCATCGGCGACGTCGCCCTGCTGGGCGAGACCGCCAGGCGCTTCCTGGCCGCCGAGGCCGTACCGAGACAGCCCGAATGGGAGGCCCGGCGGTGCGTCGACCGCGGCTTCTGGCGCGAGGCCGGCGAGATCGGGCTGCTGTGCGCCGGCGTCCCCGAAACGTACGGCGGCGGTGGCGGCACCTTCGCCCACGACCTGGTCATCCTGCAGGAACAGGCCAGAGCGCTGGAGCACGGCTTCGGCAACCCCGTGCACAGCGGCATCGTCGCGCACTACCTGGCGTCCTTCGGCACCGAGGAGCAGAAGCTGCGCTGGCTGCCCGGCATGGCGTCCGGCGAGGTGGTCGCGGCCATCGCCATGAGCGAGCCCGGGGCCGGTTCGGACCTGCAGTCGATCACCACGAGGGCGGTGCGGGACGGCGACGAGTATGTGATCGACGGCGCCAAGACGTTCATCACGAACGGCGGCTCGTGCGATCTGGTGGTCGTGGTCGCCAGCACGGACCCGCCACGGCGTGCCCGCGGGATCTCGCTGTTCCTCGTGGACGCGGACACTCCCGGTTTCCGCAGGGGACGCGTCCTGGACAAGATCGGGCAACACGGCGCCGACACCGCGGAGCTGTTCTTCGACGAGGTCCGCGTGCCGGTCGGCGCGCTGCTCGGTGGCGTCGAGGGCCAGGGCTTCGTCCAGCTCATGCGCCAGCTTCCCCAGGAGCGGCTGATCATCGCCGTCATGGCGGTGACCGCCGCGGAGCAGGCGCTGGAGCAGACCGTCCGTTACGTCAAGGAGCGGCACGTCTTCGGCGAGCCGCTGTTCAACAAGCAGAACACCCGGTTCGAACTGGCCGAGTGCGCCACGCTCACCCATGCCGGACGGGTTTTCGCCGACTCGTGTGTCGAGCGGCACCTGCGGGGTGAACTCGACTCGGCCACCGCGTCGATGGCCAAGTGGTGGCTGAGCGAGGTGCAGTGCCAGGTCGTCGACCGCTGCCTGCAGTTGTTCGGGGGATACGGCTACATGCGGGAGTTCCCGATCGCCCGCATGTACGCCGACGCGCGCGCTCAGAAGATCTACGGCGGCGCGAACGAAGTCATGAAGGAGCTCATCGCTCGATCCCTGTAA
- a CDS encoding long-chain-fatty-acid--CoA ligase — MYLTQGLHRSLQQNPDAPATIFGERVRSFREQAGRVSRLAAALRALGVTDGERVGILALNSDRYAEALLAVPWADGVLNPVNIRWSTAEIAYSLAECQTGILMVDDRFAPYVPALAQGHPGLKTVIHLGDGPAPDGMLGYEDLIAAHEPIPDARRGGDALLGVFYTGGTTGFPKGAMISHANLCVATLGAQAVTPSGLPGGRTLLAAPMFHMAALAAWYTQLAVGGTHVITPYFDPGEVIETIARHRVSYIMLVPTMIQMVLDHPLAAEHDLSCVRSVVYGASPISETLLRRAMKVFPRGGFVQAYGMTELAPIATMLTPRDHEEGTRLRSAGRAAAHTEVAVVGHDGRELTRGEVGEVVVRGGNVMLGYWNKPEETAAALRDGWMHTGDGGYMDEDGYLYIVDRIKDMIITGGENVYSAEVENVLAAHPAVAQCAVIGVPDPDWGERVHAVIVLQPGATASPEEIREHCKSLIAGYKAPRSCEFVEQLPMSAAGKILKRELRRPYWEEADRRVR; from the coding sequence GTGTACCTGACCCAAGGGCTGCACCGTTCACTGCAGCAGAACCCCGACGCCCCGGCCACGATCTTCGGTGAGCGGGTGCGAAGCTTCCGCGAGCAGGCCGGCCGGGTGTCCCGCCTGGCCGCGGCGCTCCGCGCGCTGGGCGTCACCGACGGGGAGCGCGTCGGTATCCTCGCCCTCAACTCCGACCGATACGCCGAGGCCCTGCTGGCCGTGCCGTGGGCCGACGGCGTGCTCAACCCCGTCAACATCCGCTGGAGCACGGCGGAGATCGCCTACTCCCTGGCCGAGTGTCAGACCGGCATCCTGATGGTGGACGACCGGTTCGCCCCGTACGTTCCCGCGCTGGCGCAGGGCCACCCGGGCCTGAAGACCGTCATCCACCTCGGTGACGGGCCGGCACCGGACGGCATGCTCGGTTACGAGGACCTGATCGCCGCGCACGAGCCGATCCCCGACGCGCGCAGGGGCGGTGACGCCCTGCTCGGAGTCTTCTACACCGGCGGCACCACGGGCTTCCCCAAGGGGGCGATGATCAGCCACGCGAACCTGTGCGTCGCCACGCTCGGCGCGCAGGCCGTCACCCCGTCCGGGCTGCCGGGCGGCAGGACGCTCCTGGCCGCGCCGATGTTCCACATGGCCGCGCTGGCCGCCTGGTACACGCAGCTCGCCGTGGGCGGCACACATGTGATCACCCCGTACTTCGACCCAGGTGAGGTCATCGAGACGATCGCCCGGCACCGGGTGAGCTACATCATGCTGGTGCCCACGATGATCCAGATGGTGCTCGACCACCCGCTCGCCGCCGAGCACGACCTGTCCTGCGTGCGGAGCGTGGTCTACGGCGCGTCGCCGATCAGCGAGACCCTGCTCCGCCGGGCCATGAAGGTGTTCCCCCGAGGGGGCTTCGTCCAGGCGTACGGGATGACGGAGCTCGCACCGATCGCCACCATGCTGACCCCGCGCGACCACGAGGAGGGCACGCGGCTGCGCTCGGCCGGCCGGGCCGCGGCGCACACCGAGGTGGCCGTCGTCGGCCACGACGGCCGGGAGCTCACGCGCGGGGAGGTGGGCGAGGTCGTGGTCCGCGGCGGAAACGTCATGCTCGGCTACTGGAACAAGCCGGAGGAGACGGCCGCGGCGCTGCGCGACGGGTGGATGCACACCGGCGACGGCGGCTACATGGACGAGGACGGGTATCTCTACATCGTCGACCGGATCAAAGACATGATCATCACAGGTGGTGAGAACGTCTACTCCGCCGAGGTCGAGAACGTCTTGGCCGCCCACCCCGCCGTGGCCCAGTGCGCCGTCATCGGCGTCCCTGACCCCGACTGGGGCGAACGGGTGCACGCGGTCATCGTGCTCCAGCCCGGAGCCACCGCGTCGCCCGAGGAGATCCGGGAACACTGCAAGTCGCTCATCGCGGGCTACAAGGCGCCGCGCAGTTGCGAGTTCGTCGAGCAGCTTCCGATGTCGGCCGCCGGAAAGATCCTCAAACGCGAGCTGCGCAGGCCGTACTGGGAGGAAGCAGATCGTCGCGTCAGATGA
- a CDS encoding TetR/AcrR family transcriptional regulator encodes MNGKATVRARPRDRRAQILRTAAGLFHERGYHGVGVGEIAAVVGISGPALYKHFRGKHDLLWHAIDSGMAGFESVTAGDLEELLDAMVALALERRELGVLWQRESRNLNEPERAEFRHRLRRNAERDAELLRRARPELGERDALLLSWGITALVSSPSHHRAAPAGYPGLLRAMVAAVAHSTSLIAAPPVPVPPEASATRASRREAILAAATRLFSRNGFAAVSNDDIGAATGVTGPTVYKHFASKTEILLTALNRGEEALQLALDRALAHASDQAGALSAVVASYVDFAAGHPDLIGVLITEITYLPPEERHANRRKQHRYVAEWTRLLRAERPELSEPEALALVHGALTLINDLVRLPLIRSRAHLNEELAGLALDVLRSGRAARASAGRETAG; translated from the coding sequence GTGAACGGGAAGGCGACGGTGCGAGCCAGGCCACGCGATCGCAGAGCGCAGATCCTTCGCACCGCCGCCGGTCTCTTCCACGAGCGCGGCTACCACGGCGTGGGCGTCGGCGAGATCGCCGCGGTGGTCGGCATCTCCGGCCCCGCGCTCTACAAGCACTTCCGCGGCAAACACGATCTGCTCTGGCACGCCATCGACAGCGGGATGGCCGGGTTCGAGTCGGTGACGGCGGGCGACCTGGAGGAACTGCTCGACGCCATGGTGGCGCTGGCGCTGGAGCGGCGTGAGCTCGGCGTGCTGTGGCAGCGGGAGTCGCGCAACCTCAACGAACCGGAACGGGCCGAGTTCCGCCACCGGCTGCGGCGCAACGCGGAACGCGACGCGGAGCTGCTCCGCCGGGCCCGTCCCGAGCTGGGGGAGCGCGACGCGCTGCTGCTCTCGTGGGGGATCACCGCGCTCGTGAGCAGCCCGTCCCACCACCGGGCGGCACCGGCCGGCTACCCGGGGCTGCTGCGGGCCATGGTCGCGGCGGTGGCCCACAGCACCAGCCTGATCGCCGCGCCGCCCGTGCCGGTCCCCCCGGAGGCGTCGGCCACCCGCGCCTCCAGGAGGGAGGCCATCCTCGCGGCGGCCACCCGCCTGTTCAGCCGGAACGGTTTCGCGGCGGTGTCCAACGACGACATCGGCGCGGCGACCGGCGTCACCGGGCCCACCGTGTACAAACACTTCGCCAGCAAGACCGAGATCCTCCTCACCGCGCTCAACCGCGGCGAGGAGGCGCTCCAGCTCGCGCTCGACCGGGCGCTCGCGCACGCGTCCGACCAGGCGGGTGCCCTGTCCGCCGTCGTGGCCTCGTACGTGGACTTCGCGGCCGGCCATCCTGATCTCATCGGCGTGCTGATCACCGAGATCACCTACCTCCCGCCGGAGGAACGGCACGCCAACCGCCGCAAGCAGCACCGGTACGTCGCCGAATGGACCCGCCTGCTGCGGGCCGAGCGACCGGAGCTGTCCGAGCCCGAGGCTCTGGCGCTGGTGCACGGCGCGCTCACCCTGATCAACGATCTGGTACGGCTGCCGCTGATCCGGTCCCGGGCACACCTGAACGAGGAACTCGCCGGCCTGGCGCTCGACGTGCTGCGCTCCGGCCGGGCGGCCCGCGCGAGCGCCGGACGGGAGACGGCTGGCTGA
- a CDS encoding DUF488 domain-containing protein: MGEVIISRVYDAEPAEGAVFLVDGMWPRGVRKDGLTLDGWARDVAPSPELRRWFGHRPERFAEFRTRYRRELDRNPDAVRPLLDAARAGTVTLLYAAKDTEHNNAVVLREYLRDYLRDRLTTPA; the protein is encoded by the coding sequence ATGGGGGAAGTCATCATCAGCCGGGTGTACGACGCGGAACCCGCCGAGGGAGCGGTGTTCCTCGTCGACGGGATGTGGCCCCGGGGCGTCCGCAAAGACGGTCTCACGCTCGACGGGTGGGCACGCGATGTCGCACCATCCCCGGAGCTGCGGCGCTGGTTCGGCCACCGCCCGGAGCGTTTCGCCGAGTTCCGCACCCGCTACCGGCGGGAACTGGACCGGAACCCGGACGCCGTGCGTCCGCTGCTGGACGCCGCACGTGCCGGGACGGTCACCCTTCTCTACGCGGCGAAGGACACCGAGCACAACAACGCCGTCGTGCTGAGGGAGTACCTGAGGGACTACCTGCGCGACCGCCTCACGACACCCGCATGA
- a CDS encoding ADP-ribosylglycohydrolase family protein codes for MRGCLLGGALGDALGAPVEFDSIDRIRTEYGPEGLTGLVPDPHGEIGLITDDTQMTLFTVEGLLRGGDVTAVHHAYLRWLDTQQHPSPVAATGAFRTGRLREQRWLYSRRAPGNACLSGLRHRGTLVPAPPGLPGPVNPGSKGCGTVMRSAPFGLRAPSPRHAFELAAACAQTTHGHPTGALAAGALAALVHFLVGGGPLDEAVRRSMALLAAYPSHEETSQALEAAVSLAAEGGPSPEKVESLGGAWVAEEALAIAVYCALTHPEPDGFRAALLLAVNHSGDSDSTGAVCGNLLGTLHGEAVLPRDWLRHLEGREAIAELADDFAAQPDGDR; via the coding sequence GTGCGGGGCTGTCTCCTGGGCGGTGCCCTCGGCGACGCGCTGGGAGCCCCGGTCGAGTTCGACTCGATCGACCGGATCCGCACGGAGTACGGCCCAGAGGGACTGACCGGGCTCGTCCCCGACCCGCACGGTGAGATCGGCCTGATCACCGACGACACGCAGATGACCCTGTTCACCGTCGAGGGCCTGCTCCGCGGCGGCGACGTCACCGCCGTCCACCACGCCTACCTGCGCTGGCTGGACACCCAGCAGCACCCCTCCCCCGTCGCGGCGACCGGAGCGTTCCGTACCGGCCGGCTCCGCGAGCAGCGGTGGCTGTACTCCAGGCGGGCCCCGGGCAACGCCTGCCTGTCCGGCCTGCGCCACCGCGGTACCCTCGTCCCCGCCCCGCCCGGACTCCCCGGCCCGGTCAACCCCGGCTCCAAGGGCTGCGGGACGGTCATGCGCTCGGCCCCCTTCGGCCTGCGCGCGCCAAGCCCCCGCCACGCCTTCGAGCTGGCCGCCGCGTGTGCCCAGACCACCCACGGCCACCCCACCGGTGCCCTCGCCGCCGGTGCCCTCGCCGCCCTCGTCCACTTCCTGGTGGGGGGCGGCCCGCTGGACGAGGCCGTACGAAGGTCGATGGCCCTGCTGGCGGCCTACCCCTCCCACGAGGAGACCTCCCAGGCCCTGGAAGCCGCCGTGTCCCTCGCGGCCGAGGGCGGGCCGTCCCCGGAGAAGGTCGAGTCGCTCGGCGGCGCCTGGGTCGCCGAGGAGGCCCTCGCCATCGCGGTCTACTGTGCCCTCACCCACCCGGAACCAGACGGGTTCCGGGCGGCCCTGCTGCTCGCCGTCAACCACTCCGGCGACAGCGACTCCACCGGCGCCGTCTGCGGCAACCTGCTGGGGACGCTCCACGGGGAGGCGGTGCTGCCGCGCGACTGGCTGAGACACCTGGAGGGCCGCGAGGCCATCGCGGAACTGGCCGACGACTTCGCGGCCCAGCCGGACGGGGACCGATAG